The following proteins come from a genomic window of Heyndrickxia acidicola:
- a CDS encoding undecaprenyl-diphosphate phosphatase gives MLSNLQAFILGIIQGLTEFLPISSTGHLYIGRHLFGLDEAGLFLDTMLHVGTFLAVLVVYKDELLGMIIKPFGKRTLLMIIGTIPAVAAGLLFKDFFDEISKTGITIGWEFLATGFILWFAESVKKGAKKIEDITYTDALIIGTFQAAAIFPALSRSGLTIAAALFRKIDRETAAYFSFLLSTPAMLGGIILQGKDLFTGHTEAVTLTSLLFGTIASALFGYFAIVGMINFLKRKSLKIFAYYVWILGASILALQLTGRF, from the coding sequence ATGTTATCCAACTTACAGGCGTTCATACTTGGCATCATTCAGGGGCTTACTGAATTTCTGCCCATTTCCAGCACTGGACACCTATATATAGGAAGACATTTATTTGGATTAGACGAGGCTGGACTATTTCTGGATACCATGCTCCATGTTGGAACATTTTTAGCGGTGCTTGTCGTCTATAAAGATGAACTGCTTGGAATGATCATCAAACCCTTTGGTAAAAGAACCCTTCTGATGATTATCGGGACCATTCCTGCTGTTGCAGCTGGCCTCCTATTTAAAGACTTCTTTGATGAAATTTCAAAAACAGGTATAACAATTGGCTGGGAGTTTCTTGCAACTGGCTTTATTTTATGGTTTGCGGAAAGCGTTAAAAAAGGTGCGAAGAAAATAGAGGATATAACCTATACCGACGCTCTTATAATAGGGACATTTCAGGCTGCAGCCATCTTTCCGGCACTTTCACGTTCTGGATTGACCATTGCGGCGGCACTTTTTCGAAAAATTGATCGGGAAACAGCTGCGTATTTTTCATTTCTTCTTTCCACTCCTGCCATGTTAGGTGGAATTATTCTTCAGGGTAAGGACCTTTTTACAGGGCATACAGAAGCTGTTACGTTAACAAGCCTGCTATTCGGCACAATTGCTTCAGCTCTTTTTGGGTATTTTGCTATTGTAGGAATGATTAATTTCTTAAAAAGAAAATCCCTGAAAATTTTTGCCTACTATGTTTGGATATTGGGAGCCTCCATACTGGCATTACAGCTTACAGGCCGTTTTTAA
- a CDS encoding DedA family protein codes for MEANTILNILEFLGHYGFIGIAIALMIEVIPSEIVLAYAGFLVASGRISFFSALTAGVIGGTLAQVFLYLLGKYAGRTFFENYGKYILIHPKHLNKADKWFQSYGPATLFTARFIPIVRHAISVPAGIVKMPFVPFIVYTSAAILPWSLLFLLIGIQLNQHWNRIGQVSGPYIKPIIIIACTALLIYVLYKHFLNKKR; via the coding sequence ATGGAAGCTAATACGATTTTGAATATTTTAGAATTCCTCGGTCATTACGGTTTCATTGGCATTGCTATTGCCCTAATGATAGAAGTCATTCCAAGTGAAATTGTCCTTGCGTATGCCGGTTTTCTTGTCGCATCCGGCAGGATCTCTTTCTTTTCCGCCTTAACTGCAGGTGTGATAGGCGGAACACTTGCCCAGGTATTTCTTTATTTACTTGGTAAATATGCTGGAAGAACTTTTTTTGAAAATTATGGAAAGTATATACTCATTCATCCAAAACACTTAAATAAAGCGGATAAATGGTTTCAAAGTTATGGTCCTGCTACGTTATTTACTGCCCGATTTATTCCTATAGTAAGACATGCCATCTCTGTACCTGCAGGAATTGTAAAAATGCCGTTTGTACCTTTTATTGTTTACACTTCTGCAGCAATATTGCCTTGGTCCCTTCTATTTCTATTAATTGGTATTCAGTTAAATCAACACTGGAACCGCATTGGCCAGGTTTCCGGACCCTATATAAAGCCTATTATAATCATTGCCTGTACAGCTTTGCTGATTTATGTCCTGTACAAACACTTTTTAAACAAAAAACGATAA
- a CDS encoding four-helix bundle copper-binding protein produces MIQRSSQFSKKILELCRKICDHCAAECTKHGYTHCKKCADACLRFAEECGKVSC; encoded by the coding sequence ATGATACAAAGAAGCAGCCAATTTTCAAAAAAAATCCTGGAGCTTTGCAGAAAGATTTGTGATCATTGCGCTGCCGAGTGTACCAAACATGGATATACTCATTGTAAAAAATGTGCAGATGCCTGCCTTCGTTTTGCAGAAGAATGTGGAAAGGTGTCCTGTTAA
- a CDS encoding DNA alkylation repair protein has product MTGPYRCPNCKTNRTRFNRILQQPEAVKLDPKTGDVVESYTNSTPDPFHILYKGPEYRIQCATCGLIEEEKTFLKFGENDY; this is encoded by the coding sequence ATGACCGGTCCTTACCGATGCCCCAATTGCAAAACGAACCGAACACGCTTTAATCGAATTCTCCAACAGCCTGAGGCAGTTAAGCTGGATCCAAAAACGGGCGATGTTGTTGAATCATATACAAATTCAACCCCCGACCCGTTTCACATCCTATACAAAGGTCCAGAATACCGAATCCAATGTGCAACATGCGGTTTAATTGAAGAGGAAAAGACTTTCCTGAAATTTGGAGAAAACGATTATTGA
- a CDS encoding MATE family efflux transporter, whose translation MRKTETMKQKLRQLFVILIPILITQLAMYSMNFFDTMMSGNYARADLAGVAIGSSLWVPVSTGLAGILIALTPITAHLIGAKKKDEVPFSVIQGIYVAITMAIIVMAAGKLLLNTILNHMNLEHHVELVAKHYLYFLAIGIIPLFIYNVLRSFIDSLGMTRISMVITLSSLPVNVFLNYIFIFGHLGCPAFGGAGSGLATAITYWLITIFAAVVIHFRHPFSAYRIFTKWTAPSYTKWKEIFSLGIPMGLSIFFETSIFSAVTLLMSSFGTVVIAAHQAAMNFASFLYMLPLSMSMAMTIVVGFETGASRFKDAKDYSKIGIAFALLLSAFAGFMLFLFRIQVAGMYSTDHQVIKLTARFLLFAVFFQLSDAIQAPVQGALRGYKDVNVTFLMALISYWAIGLPLGCLLANETSLGAYGYWIGLITGLAAGAITLSSRLYIIQNRTLQKSI comes from the coding sequence ATGAGAAAAACAGAAACTATGAAACAAAAATTACGCCAGTTGTTCGTAATATTGATCCCGATTCTTATTACACAGCTGGCTATGTATTCAATGAATTTTTTTGACACTATGATGTCTGGTAATTATGCACGTGCAGATTTAGCAGGTGTGGCTATCGGATCTTCATTATGGGTGCCTGTCTCCACAGGACTGGCGGGAATACTCATCGCCCTTACCCCTATAACGGCCCACTTAATAGGAGCAAAAAAGAAAGACGAGGTTCCATTCTCCGTAATTCAGGGAATCTACGTGGCCATAACCATGGCAATTATTGTCATGGCTGCAGGGAAACTGTTGTTAAATACGATATTGAATCATATGAACCTGGAACACCATGTCGAATTGGTTGCAAAACATTACCTTTATTTTCTTGCTATCGGTATAATTCCATTGTTTATTTATAATGTATTAAGATCCTTCATTGATTCTCTTGGTATGACGAGGATATCCATGGTCATAACCCTTAGCTCCCTCCCTGTTAATGTTTTTTTAAATTATATTTTCATCTTCGGCCATCTGGGATGCCCTGCTTTCGGAGGTGCAGGTTCTGGACTGGCAACGGCTATTACCTATTGGCTCATCACCATATTTGCAGCAGTTGTGATCCACTTTCGCCATCCTTTTTCAGCATACAGGATATTTACAAAATGGACTGCGCCATCCTACACAAAGTGGAAAGAGATCTTTTCACTCGGTATTCCAATGGGGTTATCGATCTTCTTTGAAACCAGTATTTTTTCTGCTGTTACCTTGTTAATGAGCAGCTTTGGAACAGTTGTCATTGCTGCTCATCAGGCTGCTATGAACTTTGCTTCTTTTTTATATATGCTGCCACTTAGTATGTCAATGGCAATGACCATTGTAGTCGGCTTTGAAACAGGTGCATCCCGTTTTAAAGATGCCAAAGATTACAGCAAAATCGGGATTGCTTTTGCCCTGCTTCTTTCTGCTTTTGCAGGATTCATGCTGTTTCTTTTTCGAATTCAGGTGGCGGGTATGTACAGTACTGACCATCAGGTAATAAAACTAACTGCCCGGTTTCTCCTTTTTGCTGTTTTCTTTCAATTATCCGATGCTATTCAGGCTCCTGTACAGGGAGCACTAAGGGGGTACAAGGATGTGAATGTAACCTTTTTAATGGCTTTAATTTCGTACTGGGCTATTGGCCTTCCCCTTGGCTGTTTGCTTGCGAATGAAACATCTCTCGGAGCATACGGCTATTGGATCGGCCTAATTACCGGTCTCGCTGCAGGGGCAATTACCCTCAGCAGCAGGCTATATATCATTCAAAACCGTACTTTACAAAAAAGTATATAG
- a CDS encoding NCS2 family permease — MNIFKVFKLQEHGTTVQREFVSGMVGFLTVIYIIAVNSSILSEAGIPIEGAVIATVLTSFAGCLLMGLWANAPILLVPGMGINALFTYTLVHSMKLSWQDALAVVFISGIILSIIAFTKLSEAINKAIPHSLKDAITVGLGFFLLLIGLEKGGLVVKGSASLMTLGDLSDPKMLATILTLLITIGLFIKNVPGNFLWSILLGTGIGALMGVLPKGSSPNFSFHSYTSVFSGLRFGKMTEVPFWMAVFSVTMVIVFENIGLVHGHTALLKQPEKFRRSLQANSLSACLSGLFGSSPTVSTVETTAAIAAGGRTGLTACFTGCLFLVSLIFIPYIQYIPDNAIAPILILIGGLMIQNMAKMDLSDLTEALPAIIIIGMIPFTFSIADGMAMGFILYPILKAFTGRLKEVSALLYLIALLFLLYFLL, encoded by the coding sequence ATGAATATTTTTAAGGTTTTTAAACTTCAAGAGCATGGTACCACCGTACAGAGAGAGTTTGTGTCAGGGATGGTTGGCTTCCTGACGGTTATCTACATTATAGCCGTTAACTCCTCTATTTTATCGGAGGCAGGGATACCAATTGAAGGTGCCGTCATTGCAACAGTACTTACATCCTTTGCGGGCTGCCTTTTAATGGGTTTATGGGCAAATGCACCCATTTTATTAGTGCCTGGAATGGGAATCAATGCATTATTTACGTATACATTGGTCCATTCAATGAAATTGTCATGGCAGGATGCCTTGGCTGTCGTTTTTATTTCGGGAATAATATTATCCATAATTGCTTTTACTAAACTGTCGGAGGCAATAAATAAGGCCATTCCTCATTCTTTAAAAGACGCCATTACAGTTGGCTTAGGTTTTTTCCTTTTGCTGATTGGCCTTGAAAAGGGAGGGCTTGTTGTAAAAGGTTCAGCATCCTTAATGACTTTAGGCGATTTAAGCGATCCCAAGATGTTAGCCACCATTCTCACCCTTCTGATTACGATAGGGCTGTTTATAAAAAATGTTCCTGGGAACTTTTTATGGAGCATTCTTTTGGGGACAGGAATAGGGGCTTTAATGGGAGTGCTGCCAAAAGGAAGCAGTCCGAATTTTTCGTTTCATTCCTATACTTCTGTTTTTAGTGGTTTACGTTTTGGGAAAATGACGGAAGTTCCTTTTTGGATGGCAGTTTTTTCTGTGACGATGGTCATTGTATTTGAAAATATTGGATTAGTACATGGTCATACTGCGTTATTAAAGCAGCCGGAAAAATTTAGGCGTTCCCTGCAGGCAAACAGCCTTTCCGCTTGTTTATCCGGATTGTTCGGTTCGAGTCCAACGGTATCGACGGTTGAGACTACTGCTGCAATTGCTGCAGGAGGAAGAACAGGGCTTACTGCTTGTTTTACAGGCTGTCTATTTTTGGTGTCACTTATTTTTATTCCTTATATTCAGTACATTCCCGATAATGCCATTGCACCTATTTTGATACTGATTGGCGGACTTATGATTCAGAACATGGCAAAGATGGACCTTAGCGATCTGACTGAGGCGCTTCCTGCTATTATAATTATTGGAATGATTCCCTTTACATTTAGTATTGCGGATGGGATGGCAATGGGGTTTATTCTTTATCCGATATTAAAAGCATTCACAGGAAGGCTGAAGGAAGTTTCAGCTTTATTATATTTGATTGCTTTATTGTTTTTACTGTACTTTTTGCTTTAA
- a CDS encoding MarR family winged helix-turn-helix transcriptional regulator, with translation MDVQELSELEMVFRQVYRKLKDKVQKSMRSHVSPNEFIVLKYLLEGPMRASELSKKLQVSASHITTVTDSLVEKELIERSRSTQDRRVVDLMINEKGKALVHDLIKVKSDLFKETFKVFSHDEIQILIDLFKKLDNELTK, from the coding sequence GTGGATGTACAAGAATTATCAGAGCTAGAAATGGTATTTCGCCAGGTGTATAGGAAACTAAAAGACAAAGTACAAAAATCAATGAGGAGCCATGTGTCTCCCAATGAATTTATCGTTTTAAAATATTTATTAGAGGGACCAATGAGGGCATCAGAACTTTCAAAAAAGCTGCAAGTATCTGCAAGCCATATCACTACCGTTACCGATTCATTGGTAGAAAAAGAACTGATTGAAAGAAGCAGGTCAACACAGGACAGAAGGGTAGTTGACTTGATGATTAATGAAAAGGGAAAAGCTTTAGTACATGACCTGATAAAGGTGAAATCAGATCTTTTTAAAGAAACGTTCAAAGTATTTTCCCATGATGAAATTCAAATTTTAATCGATTTATTTAAAAAGCTGGATAACGAATTAACCAAATAA
- a CDS encoding S41 family peptidase: MDNDDQKKLEENDLDHETNGYIKIKKFRFIMLIFFLIFASAGITTLVMAFGDDKAANVAGVPQRKEFTKLFNTYDDLKQNYYEKIDTNKLVNGAIDGMVQALGDPYSVYMPPDEASKFNQTISSSFEGIGAEVQEKNGYITIVSPIKGSPADKAGLKPNDKVLAVNGKSVHGMSANDVVLLIRGKKGTSVTLSILSPGSTNPRDVKIQRDTIPVDTVYAKMLKNGVADFQITTFSTNTSKELVAAINNMKKQGMKSMILDLRQNPGGLLDQAIAIANLFVPEGKMIVQVEDRNGKRDQITADGGNKLHIPAAVLIDDGSASASEILSAALSESDDVPLIGEKSFGKGTVQTSTTFDDGSDLKFTTDKWLTPKGEWIHKKGIQPEYKVDLPAYANLPVIDPSEALKLYSISSDVKTAEEMLKALGYNPGHVDGYFDQATENAVIKFQRDQKQKPTGVLEGQTTLLLMSKLQNLIANNDTQLNKAVEVLKNDQR; this comes from the coding sequence TTGGATAATGATGATCAAAAGAAGCTTGAAGAAAATGATCTCGATCACGAGACGAATGGATATATAAAAATTAAAAAATTCCGGTTTATCATGTTGATATTCTTTTTAATATTCGCTTCAGCCGGCATTACAACACTTGTAATGGCTTTTGGTGATGACAAAGCTGCCAATGTAGCAGGTGTACCCCAAAGAAAAGAATTTACTAAATTGTTTAATACGTATGATGATCTAAAGCAAAACTATTATGAGAAAATTGACACAAATAAGCTGGTAAATGGAGCCATTGATGGAATGGTGCAAGCACTTGGAGATCCATATTCAGTATATATGCCTCCGGATGAAGCCTCAAAATTTAACCAAACGATTTCTTCTTCTTTTGAAGGGATAGGGGCAGAAGTGCAGGAGAAAAATGGATACATAACAATCGTATCCCCAATAAAGGGATCTCCTGCTGATAAAGCAGGGCTGAAGCCAAATGATAAGGTACTGGCTGTTAATGGAAAAAGCGTTCATGGAATGAGTGCGAATGATGTCGTACTGTTAATTCGAGGCAAAAAAGGAACGAGTGTTACCTTATCGATTTTAAGTCCTGGATCGACCAACCCAAGAGATGTGAAAATTCAGCGTGATACGATTCCAGTCGATACTGTATATGCAAAAATGCTAAAAAATGGTGTAGCAGATTTTCAAATCACTACTTTTTCAACCAATACCTCAAAAGAATTGGTTGCTGCTATTAATAATATGAAAAAGCAGGGCATGAAATCGATGATTCTTGATTTAAGGCAAAACCCGGGCGGTCTCCTTGACCAGGCAATCGCTATAGCTAATTTATTTGTTCCAGAAGGAAAAATGATTGTTCAGGTAGAGGACCGGAATGGCAAGCGTGACCAGATTACTGCGGATGGGGGAAACAAACTCCACATACCTGCTGCAGTATTAATCGATGATGGCAGTGCCAGTGCATCTGAAATTCTTTCAGCAGCATTAAGTGAATCAGATGATGTGCCTCTAATTGGGGAAAAATCATTCGGAAAAGGTACCGTACAAACGTCAACGACCTTTGATGATGGCTCTGACTTAAAATTTACAACAGATAAATGGCTCACGCCTAAAGGCGAATGGATTCATAAGAAAGGAATTCAGCCAGAATATAAGGTTGATTTGCCAGCCTACGCAAATCTGCCTGTCATTGATCCATCCGAAGCATTAAAGCTTTATTCCATCTCTTCAGACGTAAAGACAGCAGAGGAAATGCTAAAAGCGCTTGGCTATAACCCCGGTCATGTAGACGGTTATTTTGATCAAGCTACAGAAAATGCGGTTATAAAATTCCAAAGGGATCAAAAGCAAAAACCTACAGGTGTCTTAGAGGGGCAGACAACACTTCTCTTGATGAGTAAATTGCAGAATCTGATTGCGAACAATGATACTCAATTGAATAAAGCTGTAGAAGTATTGAAAAATGATCAAAGATAA
- a CDS encoding CAP domain-containing protein encodes MKKTIITTATAFALMAVPMLHGAKADTVQNTPQNSDVKYYQFNNMQDLQSFINQFSSKYHISLNNPAAGNEQAKAPVQSAPKQQTATANKDASKTSSASNQTSSQLNAAEKKVVALVNEERAKNGLPALKIDPQLSKMARTKSEDMQKNHYFDHTSPTYGSPFDMMKKFGITYSSAGENIAMGQTSPEQVMNAWMNSPGHRANILNKSYTSIGVGYDATGNYWTQEFIGK; translated from the coding sequence ATGAAAAAAACTATTATCACAACAGCAACAGCATTCGCATTAATGGCAGTCCCAATGCTTCATGGCGCTAAGGCAGATACTGTGCAAAATACTCCTCAAAATTCTGATGTAAAATATTATCAGTTTAATAATATGCAAGACTTACAATCATTCATAAATCAATTTTCTTCAAAATATCACATTTCCTTGAACAACCCTGCTGCTGGAAATGAACAAGCTAAAGCTCCAGTTCAATCAGCGCCAAAACAGCAAACTGCAACAGCCAATAAAGATGCCAGTAAGACATCTTCTGCATCTAACCAAACTAGCTCTCAATTAAATGCTGCAGAAAAAAAAGTAGTAGCATTAGTTAATGAGGAACGCGCAAAAAATGGTCTTCCAGCTTTAAAAATTGATCCTCAGCTTAGCAAAATGGCAAGAACAAAATCAGAAGATATGCAAAAAAATCACTATTTTGACCACACCAGCCCAACGTACGGTTCACCATTTGATATGATGAAGAAATTTGGCATAACTTATTCTTCTGCTGGTGAAAATATTGCAATGGGCCAAACTTCACCAGAACAAGTAATGAATGCATGGATGAATAGCCCTGGACACCGTGCAAACATCTTAAATAAGAGCTATACAAGCATTGGAGTAGGCTACGATGCAACAGGCAACTACTGGACTCAAGAATTTATTGGAAAATAA
- a CDS encoding M15 family metallopeptidase, which yields MKKVLSISAIAFLLGGCSFAQHHNQTEKPKTGNQSNTIQSTANNGDNGLTLQSQYFNKVQKGKGHNTIENPANILALVNKDNYLPSDYAPKDLVRPNVAFSFGNADVEKAHMRKEAAVALAKMFNDAKKDGIILYAASGYRSYTRQMSVFKDEVDNSGQKQADQAVAIPGSSEHQTGLAMDITCQSEQFLLTDHFGEDKEGKWLMDNAHKYGFILRYPKNKINITHYEYEPWHYRYVGTKAANVMYQHDWTLEEYFEHVKKI from the coding sequence ATGAAAAAGGTTCTATCAATATCAGCCATTGCTTTTTTATTAGGCGGCTGCAGCTTTGCCCAACACCACAATCAGACTGAGAAGCCTAAAACCGGGAATCAGTCGAATACAATTCAATCAACAGCAAATAATGGTGATAACGGACTAACCCTACAGTCCCAATATTTTAATAAAGTTCAGAAAGGGAAAGGCCATAACACCATCGAAAATCCAGCAAACATCCTTGCCCTGGTTAATAAAGATAATTATTTGCCTAGTGATTATGCTCCAAAAGATCTTGTTAGGCCAAATGTAGCCTTTTCTTTTGGGAATGCGGATGTTGAAAAAGCCCATATGAGAAAAGAAGCAGCGGTTGCTTTGGCTAAAATGTTTAACGATGCAAAAAAGGATGGAATCATTCTTTATGCTGCCTCAGGCTACCGCTCTTATACCCGCCAAATGTCTGTATTTAAAGATGAGGTTGACAACTCAGGCCAAAAACAAGCAGATCAGGCCGTTGCCATTCCGGGCTCAAGTGAACATCAGACAGGATTAGCAATGGACATTACCTGCCAATCAGAACAATTTTTGCTGACAGACCACTTTGGTGAAGATAAAGAAGGCAAGTGGCTAATGGACAACGCTCACAAGTATGGCTTTATTCTTAGGTATCCAAAGAATAAAATAAATATTACCCATTATGAGTACGAGCCATGGCACTATCGTTATGTGGGAACGAAAGCAGCTAATGTAATGTACCAGCATGATTGGACGCTTGAAGAATATTTTGAGCATGTTAAGAAAATCTAA
- the deoD gene encoding purine-nucleoside phosphorylase translates to MSIHINAKENDIAETVLLPGDPLRAKYIAETFLDDVTCYNEVRNMFGYTGTYKGKRVSVQGTGMGVPSISIYINELMQSYNVQNLIRVGTCGAIQKDVKVRDVILAMTASTDSQMNRLTFNGIDYAPTANFELLKKAYDSGIEKGLNLKVGNVFTADMFYNDNADHKKWADYGILAIEMETAALYTLAAKFNRNALSVLTVSDHILTGEETTSEERQTTFNDMIEVALSASVQ, encoded by the coding sequence ATGAGTATACATATTAATGCAAAAGAAAATGACATTGCTGAAACAGTGCTCCTTCCCGGTGATCCGTTAAGAGCCAAATACATAGCAGAAACATTTCTTGATGATGTCACCTGTTATAATGAAGTCCGTAACATGTTTGGCTATACAGGGACTTATAAAGGCAAGAGAGTTTCCGTACAAGGAACGGGTATGGGAGTCCCATCAATTTCTATATACATCAACGAACTAATGCAAAGCTATAATGTCCAAAACCTTATCCGGGTGGGAACATGCGGTGCCATCCAAAAAGATGTTAAAGTCCGTGACGTTATTTTGGCTATGACAGCTTCAACTGATTCCCAAATGAACCGCCTTACTTTTAATGGGATTGATTATGCCCCGACAGCCAATTTCGAGTTGCTTAAAAAAGCCTATGACAGTGGAATTGAAAAGGGATTGAATTTAAAAGTAGGAAATGTCTTCACAGCCGATATGTTTTATAATGACAATGCGGATCATAAAAAATGGGCTGACTATGGTATATTGGCCATTGAAATGGAAACAGCCGCTCTTTATACATTAGCAGCTAAATTTAATCGCAATGCTCTTTCAGTGTTAACAGTAAGCGATCATATTTTAACGGGTGAAGAAACTACATCTGAAGAACGTCAAACGACATTTAATGATATGATTGAAGTAGCCCTTTCTGCTTCTGTACAATAA
- a CDS encoding GNAT family N-acetyltransferase, with protein sequence MLKKRDLTGQESHVLYDLMVHPDVFPFVRHKAYSADEYLFLTKQTIEAEERNELISRTILDEWGNPIGTINLYDIENGAGFLGTWLGKPYHGKGYNSIAKEAFFQELFFELNIETVFMRIRRVNLRSQKAAEKLPYVIKANDTRKELFKKINSTEYIYDLYEVSKDLYSLHYLRQQNAEDSAQALEA encoded by the coding sequence ATGCTCAAGAAACGTGATCTAACAGGGCAAGAAAGCCATGTTTTATATGATCTTATGGTACACCCGGATGTCTTCCCTTTCGTGCGCCATAAAGCCTACTCTGCGGATGAGTATTTGTTTTTAACTAAGCAGACGATTGAAGCAGAGGAACGGAACGAGCTAATATCAAGAACAATATTGGATGAATGGGGAAACCCTATTGGCACAATAAATCTTTATGATATTGAAAACGGTGCAGGATTTTTGGGTACCTGGCTTGGGAAGCCATATCATGGCAAAGGCTATAACAGCATTGCAAAAGAAGCTTTCTTTCAGGAATTATTTTTTGAACTTAATATTGAGACAGTCTTCATGAGAATTAGAAGAGTCAATCTCCGTTCACAAAAAGCCGCAGAAAAATTACCATACGTTATTAAAGCGAACGACACCCGAAAAGAACTCTTCAAAAAAATTAATTCAACCGAATATATATACGATTTATATGAAGTTTCAAAGGACTTATATTCCTTGCATTACCTGAGACAGCAAAATGCTGAAGATAGTGCTCAAGCTCTTGAAGCATAA
- a CDS encoding EAL and HDOD domain-containing protein → MEVFVARQPIFNRREEVAAYELLYREKSISTYSQFNGDQATVDVLINSFLNIGIEELSSGHPCFINFTFSLLQKKIPGYFHPGEIVVEILETIEPSSELVAICKELKRQGYKMALDDFDFQEHNPYSYELFKYVDMIKVDFVNTSALNRKRIETISKEFNLTLVAEKIETREEYLEARKLGYSLFQGFFFSQPVTIASEDVPSFFISYYQILRALFEKEPNFRLISERIENDLSLSYKLLKLINSPAFRPKRKIQSIRQAIILLGLKEIQKWIYILSLRENTGPVYRIKDEVIKLTLIRAKMAESLGEKLTGGPAPNYFLAGMFSLMETILSVPMEKILNKLSLEDDICDALCGKESIMHSVLLLIISVERADWDKTDALMLKLGLPLNSLHRIYYDACSWSEKILSEEVELIQG, encoded by the coding sequence ATGGAGGTTTTTGTAGCCCGCCAGCCAATTTTTAATCGAAGGGAAGAAGTGGCAGCATATGAACTGCTTTATCGAGAGAAGAGCATAAGTACATACAGCCAGTTTAATGGCGACCAAGCAACTGTAGATGTGCTCATCAACAGTTTTTTAAACATAGGTATAGAAGAATTGTCTAGCGGGCATCCCTGTTTCATAAATTTCACCTTCAGCTTATTGCAAAAAAAAATTCCCGGTTATTTTCATCCCGGCGAAATTGTTGTAGAGATTTTGGAAACAATTGAACCCTCCAGCGAACTGGTAGCTATATGCAAGGAATTGAAACGTCAGGGTTACAAAATGGCATTGGATGATTTTGACTTCCAGGAACATAATCCATATTCTTATGAACTTTTTAAATATGTTGATATGATTAAAGTGGACTTTGTTAATACAAGTGCACTCAATAGGAAACGCATTGAAACCATATCAAAAGAGTTTAATCTTACGCTTGTTGCTGAAAAAATTGAAACAAGAGAAGAATATTTAGAAGCAAGAAAGCTTGGCTATTCTCTATTTCAAGGATTCTTCTTTAGTCAGCCCGTCACGATAGCGTCTGAGGATGTTCCGTCTTTTTTTATTTCCTATTATCAAATTTTAAGGGCGCTTTTTGAAAAAGAACCAAACTTTAGATTAATATCAGAGCGTATAGAAAACGATTTGTCACTTTCCTACAAATTACTTAAGTTGATCAATTCACCAGCATTCAGGCCGAAACGCAAGATACAATCTATTCGGCAGGCAATTATTCTGTTAGGATTGAAAGAAATACAAAAATGGATATATATATTATCATTAAGAGAAAATACAGGACCTGTTTATCGTATCAAGGATGAAGTAATTAAATTAACTTTAATTCGTGCAAAAATGGCGGAATCTCTTGGAGAAAAACTGACAGGCGGTCCAGCTCCTAATTACTTTTTAGCCGGCATGTTTTCTCTGATGGAAACCATACTTTCTGTGCCAATGGAAAAGATATTGAATAAACTTTCATTAGAGGATGATATTTGTGATGCTCTATGCGGCAAAGAGAGTATCATGCATTCTGTTCTTCTTTTAATCATATCGGTTGAAAGAGCAGATTGGGATAAGACAGATGCGCTGATGCTTAAGCTGGGCCTTCCATTGAACAGTCTTCATAGGATTTATTATGATGCCTGCAGCTGGTCTGAAAAAATTCTATCAGAGGAAGTAGAGTTAATTCAGGGCTGA